From a region of the Arachis ipaensis cultivar K30076 chromosome B09, Araip1.1, whole genome shotgun sequence genome:
- the LOC107614962 gene encoding uncharacterized protein LOC107614962, with protein sequence MKHREVYDWFVRKCNVYLNSTYITRALKVTRKFVEGDEIAQCGLVWDYANELLTSNPGSRVQVGVIPMPESPPLFDRFYVCLDACKRILHEGQILTACGQDANNHIFVIAYAIVSVTNKDNWQWFLELLHSDLGDYRENKWCFISDIQKGLIPAIQEVFPRVHHRFCVWHLWRNFSKKWGSCELKDLVWECARSRTTAEFDRNMKRVKLINEKAWQHLDKWSKEAWTKAHLSEVPKVDNICNNACESFNAKIKHERSKPILTLAEEIRRIIMNSMVDNRKNLQNYQGIFPPVQQSRLEAMTVLSRHWAPQWSGDEKEELYEVHGWPTNMVVDLEGAEPELNAASTDADNGTEVEAPLSSLPSPIQSPSEIDISQSESIPPTQDTQQDQLVGRPPKLQVIKRKARLTSSPKPTATGSVAVSAETIKGTSSGITKRLANFMSFVPTPSFKAPRKNDDKV encoded by the exons ATGAAGCATCGAGAGGTGTATGATTGGTTTGTCCGAAAATGTAATGTGTACCTCAATAGCACATACATCACCAGGGCTCTAAAAGTAACTAGAAAATTTGTGGAGGGTGATGAGATAGCACAGTGTGGGTTGGTGTGGGATTATGCAAACGAATTACTTACTAGCAATCCAGGATCCAGAGTACAAGTTGGTGTCATCCCTATGCCTGAGAGTCCTCCTCTATTTGATCGGTTCTATGTGTGTCTTGATGCTTGCAAGCGG ATATTACATGAAGGACAAATACTTACTGCTTGCGGACAAGATGCTAACAATCACATCTTCGTGATTGCTTATGCGATTGTCAGTGTGACAAACAAGGATAATTGGCAATGGTTTCTAGAGCTCCTTCACAGTGATCTTGGAGACTACAGAGAGAACAAATGGTGCTTCATCTCAGACATACAGAAG GGTTTAATCCCTGCCATACAGGAAGTGTTTCCAAGAGTTCACCATCGCTTCTGCGTGTGGCATTTGTGGCGCAATTTTTCCAAGAAGTGGGGTAGCTGTGAATTAAAAGACCTTGTGTGGGAATGTGCTCGGTCAAGGACAACAGCTGAATTTGATAGAAACATGAAGAGAGTTAAGTTGATCAACGAAAAAGCTTGGCAGCATCTTGATAAATGGTCAAAAGAGGCATGGACGAAGGCGCATTTAAGTGAGGTTCCGAAAGTGGATAATATATGCAACAACGCCTGTGAGTCATTCAATGCAAAGATCAAGCACGAAAGGAGTAAGCCTATCCTGACCCTAGCTGAAGAAATTAGAAGAATCATCATGAATAGTATGGTTGATAACAGGAAGAACTTGCAGAACTATCAAGGAATTTTTCCTCCTGTTCAGCAAAGTAGGTTGGAAGCAATGACAGTGTTGTCCCGCCATTGGGCTCCTCAGTGGTCTGGTGATGAAAAGGAAGAATTGTACGAAGTGCATGGCTGGCCAACCAATATGGTGGTTGACTTGG AAGGTGCTGAACCTGAACTAAATGCTGCCTCTACTGATGCTGATAATGGTACAGAAGTAGAAGCACCTTTGTCTTCACTTCCATCACCCATCCAGTCTCCATCAGAGATTGACATCAGCCAATCCGAAAGCATCCCACCAACCCAGGATACCCAACAG GATCAATTGGTAGGTAGGCCACCTAAGTTACAAGTGATTAAAAGAAAAGCAAGGTTAACGTCCTCCCCTAAGCCTACTGCAACTGGATCTGTGGCTGTTTCTGCTGAGACCATTAAGGGGACAAGTTCTGGAATTACTAAGAGGCTAGCCAACTTCATGAGTTTTGTGCCTACTCCAAGCTTCAAGGCTCCAAGGAAGAATGATGACAAAGTTTGA